A stretch of Paenibacillus mucilaginosus 3016 DNA encodes these proteins:
- a CDS encoding MFS transporter has translation MDKQVWTLRGLTFSYYATTAVLMPFLPVYFEGRGYTSSQIGLLMMIGPFVTIFGQPLWGYLSDRYQTLKLMICALWAMTVLSSVGIFETQGYPLALLFMLMLYFFMQSSNPLLDTLSIKAAARSGGSYGSIRLWGSMGFTLLAVSSGWILEKLGGLQSIPYLYWSIWVLPFVLLLFLRDDKGSAPRVTLSMFASTFRNRRFLWFLLLIFILMIPHRMNDVLFVLHLRDLGASDTMLGFAWALAAAAEIPTFALLGRYMHKFHELALLGIIAVLYTVRWLLYGSITDPSVLMLLQTMHCITFAAFWIVSVQYAVRLVPPELQSTGQALLSMVFLGLAGITGGSAGGWVKDHWGGSGMYYGGAVLTATAAVLLLGTHAYYRKKGIS, from the coding sequence ATGGACAAACAGGTTTGGACGCTGCGCGGCCTGACATTCTCTTACTATGCCACGACAGCTGTGCTCATGCCGTTCCTGCCCGTCTATTTTGAGGGCCGGGGCTATACGTCTTCCCAGATCGGCCTGCTGATGATGATCGGTCCGTTCGTGACGATCTTCGGACAGCCGCTATGGGGCTATCTCAGCGACCGCTACCAGACGCTTAAGCTTATGATTTGCGCATTATGGGCTATGACTGTATTATCCAGCGTCGGCATCTTTGAAACGCAGGGGTATCCGCTGGCGCTTCTCTTTATGCTCATGCTTTACTTTTTCATGCAGTCGTCGAATCCCCTGCTCGACACCTTGTCGATCAAGGCCGCGGCCCGCTCGGGAGGGAGCTACGGGAGCATCCGTCTCTGGGGCTCGATGGGCTTCACGCTGCTGGCGGTATCCTCCGGCTGGATTCTGGAGAAGCTCGGCGGCCTGCAGAGCATTCCTTATCTGTACTGGAGCATCTGGGTGCTGCCGTTCGTGCTGCTTCTGTTCCTGAGGGATGACAAGGGTTCAGCCCCGCGGGTCACGCTCTCGATGTTCGCGAGCACCTTCCGCAACCGCAGGTTCCTCTGGTTCCTGCTGCTGATCTTTATCCTGATGATTCCGCACCGGATGAATGACGTGCTCTTCGTGCTTCACCTTCGGGATCTCGGCGCCTCGGATACGATGCTCGGCTTCGCCTGGGCGCTGGCGGCCGCGGCGGAGATTCCCACATTCGCCCTGCTCGGCAGGTACATGCACAAGTTCCACGAGCTGGCGCTGCTCGGCATCATTGCGGTCCTCTATACGGTCCGCTGGCTGCTCTACGGCTCGATTACCGACCCGTCCGTGCTCATGCTGCTGCAGACGATGCACTGCATCACCTTCGCCGCCTTCTGGATCGTCTCCGTGCAGTATGCCGTGCGGCTCGTGCCGCCGGAGCTGCAGTCGACGGGGCAGGCCCTGCTGTCCATGGTGTTCCTAGGCCTTGCGGGGATTACGGGCGGCTCCGCCGGCGGCTGGGTCAAGGACCACTGGGGCGGAAGCGGCATGTATTACGGGGGAGCGGTACTGACCGCCACCGCCGCCGTTCTGCTGCTCGGGACGCATGCGTATTACCGCAAGAAGGGCATTTCTTAA
- a CDS encoding DUF4178 domain-containing protein: protein MSIWKRVGSILKSGKEMPPERPSNPFEDTRVGDILTVDLEEYVVSGKVVYYDQGFPPHRFAYYLQNGKHISCLLIEKGRSYDCFLCEFVEGALDDPNDVPTVLDVGGEVTYDLEHHRSDQVRTEGQTDFRSNDTVLFWSYLAGGDRHFFLQWQDGKYVALEGRRTPGSQIRFMKGS from the coding sequence ATGTCCATTTGGAAACGGGTCGGATCGATCCTGAAATCGGGCAAAGAAATGCCTCCGGAGCGTCCTTCCAATCCCTTCGAGGACACCCGGGTCGGTGACATCCTCACCGTGGATCTGGAAGAATACGTCGTCTCCGGCAAGGTCGTCTACTACGACCAGGGGTTCCCGCCCCACCGCTTCGCTTATTATCTCCAAAACGGCAAACATATCTCTTGTCTGCTCATCGAAAAAGGGCGCAGCTATGACTGCTTCCTGTGCGAGTTCGTCGAGGGGGCGCTTGACGACCCGAACGATGTGCCTACGGTGCTTGATGTCGGCGGCGAGGTCACTTATGATCTGGAGCACCACCGCAGCGATCAGGTCCGCACGGAAGGGCAGACGGACTTCCGGTCGAACGATACGGTTCTGTTCTGGAGCTACCTGGCCGGCGGTGACCGCCACTTTTTCCTGCAGTGGCAGGACGGCAAGTACGTTGCTCTGGAGGGCCGCCGCACGCCCGGCAGCCAGATCCGCTTCATGAAAGGCTCTTGA
- a CDS encoding DUF4247 domain-containing protein: MRRLGVRLLSLLLVLSLLAGCAGDAGQYIRQNYPLIDVQGQGKSTAKIYAVEGKDVPTVAQEIAASEPPQEISKSSADQMFLVYNDKIVNVQKDPNNEAATLVEVDTITYARDHYDSSFLEGYITATLLQSLFGGGWYTSHRGGYDYRGYRSTKRYEDYGRHQTVPYPNTRTPGTSPPATTDRKGSYTTPATPPATKSPGSSTDAVRRNDGSTPTYRTPAGGGTKPGTTKRSGTFKRRR; this comes from the coding sequence ATGCGCAGACTAGGGGTACGACTTCTCTCCCTGCTGCTTGTTCTCTCGCTTCTTGCGGGATGCGCCGGCGATGCAGGCCAATATATCAGGCAGAACTATCCGCTGATCGACGTGCAGGGGCAGGGCAAAAGCACGGCCAAGATTTATGCGGTCGAAGGTAAAGACGTTCCGACCGTAGCACAGGAGATCGCGGCGAGCGAGCCCCCGCAGGAGATATCCAAATCGTCTGCGGATCAAATGTTCCTCGTGTACAACGACAAGATCGTCAATGTGCAGAAGGACCCGAATAATGAGGCCGCCACCCTGGTCGAAGTGGACACGATCACCTATGCCAGGGACCATTACGACTCCTCCTTCCTGGAGGGGTATATCACGGCCACCCTCCTGCAGTCGCTCTTTGGAGGAGGCTGGTACACTTCCCACCGCGGGGGCTACGATTACCGGGGCTACCGGTCTACGAAGCGGTATGAGGATTACGGCCGGCACCAGACCGTTCCCTATCCGAATACCCGGACTCCCGGCACCTCACCGCCTGCTACAACGGACCGCAAAGGCAGCTATACGACGCCCGCCACCCCTCCGGCGACCAAAAGTCCGGGGAGCTCCACCGACGCAGTGCGGCGCAATGACGGCTCAACTCCGACATACCGTACGCCGGCCGGCGGCGGGACCAAACCAGGCACAACGAAGCGCTCGGGCACCTTCAAGCGCCGCCGCTAG
- a CDS encoding uracil-DNA glycosylase encodes MTAILKNDWGQLLAEEFEKEYYLRLRGFLKSEYSGHTVYPEMHDIFNALHYTSYTGTKVVILGQDPYHGPGQAHGLSFSVKPGVPAPPSLQNMYKELRDDLGCSVPDNGYLEPWARQGVLLLNTVLTVRQGQAHSHKGQGWEQFTDRIISLLNEREQPIVFLLWGNPAQKKGQLITEGRHCILRAAHPSPLSAHRGFFGSRPFSQANAFLEENGMAPIDWQIPNLGRGTKSGTA; translated from the coding sequence ATGACAGCCATCTTGAAGAATGACTGGGGGCAGCTTCTGGCCGAGGAATTCGAGAAGGAGTATTATCTCCGGCTCCGCGGGTTTCTCAAGTCGGAATACAGCGGGCATACGGTCTATCCGGAGATGCATGACATCTTTAACGCCCTTCATTATACGTCTTACACCGGAACCAAGGTTGTCATCCTTGGTCAGGACCCTTATCACGGCCCGGGGCAGGCGCACGGCCTCAGCTTCTCGGTGAAGCCCGGCGTCCCGGCGCCGCCGTCGCTCCAGAACATGTACAAGGAGCTGCGCGACGACCTGGGATGCTCCGTACCCGACAACGGGTACCTGGAGCCATGGGCCAGGCAGGGAGTCCTCCTGCTGAACACCGTTCTGACGGTGAGGCAGGGTCAGGCCCATTCACACAAGGGTCAGGGCTGGGAGCAGTTCACGGACCGCATCATCTCGCTGCTCAACGAGCGTGAGCAGCCTATCGTCTTCCTGCTCTGGGGGAACCCGGCGCAGAAGAAGGGGCAGCTCATCACGGAGGGGCGGCACTGCATCCTGCGTGCGGCGCATCCGAGTCCGCTGTCGGCGCACCGCGGCTTCTTCGGCTCGCGGCCGTTCTCCCAGGCCAATGCCTTCCTGGAGGAGAACGGCATGGCGCCGATCGACTGGCAGATTCCGAATCTCGGCCGGGGGACGAAGAGCGGCACTGCCTGA
- a CDS encoding putative glycoside hydrolase: MELLLAALLLAYGGISADHPGATFEDTATAAVSSRAAMLQAGPPLPSEPVPDHPAGQTDPQPDAPKIKGIYVTAHSAAGSRMNTLLELLDRTELNGMVIDIKDDWGYITYETGHPELQARGTTKKIISDLPKLMNTLQEHGIYPIARIVVFKDTLLAKQRPDLSFVRPDGTLWGNAKNPPDSFVNPYMKEVWDYNILLAKEAAKAGFKEIQFDYVRFPEGFETRADTLQYGKDERSRIEAVASFVQYAREQLNPLGVRVSVDIFGYAASVPAAEGIGQDFEKISRQVDVISPMVYPSHYSAGWYGSQVPDARPYATIEGSMKDTHKKLEPLQGAKPVIRPWIQDFTAGWVRGHIKYGRHEVEEQIRALKAQGVEEYLLWNAVNTYTPGVNYE, encoded by the coding sequence ATGGAATTGCTGCTGGCCGCTCTGCTGCTGGCCTATGGAGGCATAAGCGCCGACCACCCCGGCGCCACCTTCGAGGATACCGCCACGGCCGCCGTAAGCTCGCGGGCCGCCATGCTGCAGGCGGGTCCCCCGCTGCCCTCCGAACCGGTACCGGACCACCCTGCGGGGCAAACCGACCCGCAGCCGGATGCCCCCAAGATCAAGGGAATCTACGTCACCGCCCACAGCGCCGCCGGCTCCCGCATGAATACGCTGCTGGAGCTGCTGGACCGCACCGAACTGAACGGCATGGTAATCGATATCAAAGACGATTGGGGCTACATTACATACGAAACGGGGCATCCGGAGCTGCAGGCGAGAGGCACCACCAAGAAGATCATCTCCGACCTCCCGAAGCTGATGAACACACTGCAGGAGCACGGCATCTATCCGATCGCCCGGATCGTCGTGTTCAAGGATACGCTGCTCGCCAAGCAGCGCCCTGACTTATCCTTCGTCCGTCCCGACGGCACCCTCTGGGGCAACGCCAAGAATCCGCCCGACAGCTTCGTCAACCCGTACATGAAGGAAGTGTGGGACTATAATATTCTGCTCGCCAAGGAGGCGGCGAAGGCCGGCTTCAAGGAGATCCAGTTCGATTACGTCCGTTTCCCGGAGGGCTTCGAGACCCGGGCGGATACCCTGCAGTACGGCAAAGACGAGCGGAGCCGGATCGAAGCCGTGGCGTCCTTCGTGCAGTATGCCAGAGAGCAGCTGAACCCGCTCGGCGTCCGGGTCTCCGTCGACATCTTCGGCTATGCCGCTTCCGTTCCCGCCGCCGAAGGCATCGGACAGGACTTCGAGAAGATCTCCCGCCAGGTCGACGTGATCTCGCCGATGGTCTATCCGAGCCACTATTCGGCCGGCTGGTACGGATCGCAAGTGCCGGATGCCCGGCCTTACGCCACCATCGAAGGCTCGATGAAGGATACGCACAAGAAGCTCGAACCGCTGCAGGGGGCGAAGCCCGTCATCCGGCCGTGGATCCAGGATTTCACGGCAGGCTGGGTGCGCGGGCATATCAAGTACGGCAGGCATGAGGTCGAGGAGCAGATCCGGGCCCTGAAGGCGCAGGGGGTGGAAGAATACCTGCTGTGGAATGCCGTGAACACCTATACCCCTGGGGTGAATTACGAATAG
- a CDS encoding DEAD/DEAH box helicase: protein MKTFSEFGLEPKVLRAITEMGFEESTPIQEKAIPVALEGRDLIGQAQTGTGKTAAFGIPLVNKIDVKEEKIVALIMCPTRELAIQVAEEIEKLGRFKGIRSLPIYGGQDIVKQIRGLRKKPQIIIGTPGRLLDHINRKTIKLDDVQTVILDEADEMLDMGFMDDIKSILSLVPEERNTMLFSATMPVNIQKLAQQFLKDPEHVSVIPKQVSAPLIDQAYIELHERQKFEALCRLIDMEAPELAIIFGRTKRRVDELSEALQKRGYAAEGLHGDLSQNQRDNVMRKFRDGSIDVLVATDVAARGLDVSGVTHVINFDLPQDPESYVHRIGRTGRAGKEGAAYTFVTPREIDHLHFIEKITRHRITKKPIPSLAEAIEGKQKVTAERVLDVLQKDEHNEYKGLAISLLEHHDSVHLLAAALKLLTGGDKKEVDIELTPEDPIRAKKRRPDVRSNGRRPSGSYGTAGGARRNDRPYGGGGREGGGYRGNREGGRREGGSYGGGSREGGYRGSRDGGGYRGNRDGGSNYSRPSNRSEETLV from the coding sequence TTGAAAACATTTAGCGAATTTGGCCTAGAGCCTAAGGTACTGCGCGCCATCACGGAGATGGGGTTCGAGGAATCCACACCCATCCAGGAGAAAGCCATTCCTGTAGCCCTTGAAGGCCGTGACCTGATCGGCCAGGCGCAGACCGGTACAGGGAAGACCGCTGCTTTCGGTATCCCGCTGGTGAACAAGATCGACGTGAAGGAAGAGAAAATCGTCGCTCTGATCATGTGTCCTACGCGCGAGCTGGCTATCCAGGTCGCGGAAGAAATCGAAAAGCTCGGACGCTTCAAAGGCATCCGTTCCCTGCCGATCTACGGCGGACAGGACATCGTGAAGCAGATCCGCGGCCTGCGCAAGAAGCCGCAGATCATCATCGGTACGCCGGGACGTCTCCTCGACCATATCAATCGGAAGACCATTAAGCTGGATGACGTGCAGACCGTCATTCTCGATGAAGCTGACGAAATGCTTGATATGGGCTTCATGGATGACATTAAGTCCATCCTGAGCCTTGTTCCTGAAGAGCGCAACACGATGCTGTTCTCGGCCACCATGCCCGTCAACATCCAGAAGCTGGCCCAGCAGTTCCTGAAGGATCCGGAGCATGTCTCGGTCATTCCTAAGCAGGTTTCCGCTCCTCTGATCGACCAAGCTTACATCGAGCTGCACGAGCGTCAGAAGTTCGAAGCGCTCTGCCGCCTCATCGATATGGAAGCTCCTGAGCTTGCCATCATCTTCGGCCGGACGAAGCGCCGGGTGGATGAGCTTTCCGAAGCCCTCCAGAAGCGCGGTTATGCGGCAGAGGGCCTGCACGGCGACCTGTCCCAGAACCAGCGTGACAACGTGATGCGCAAATTCCGTGACGGCAGCATCGACGTGCTCGTAGCTACTGACGTAGCGGCACGCGGTCTCGACGTATCGGGCGTTACGCACGTTATCAACTTTGACCTTCCGCAGGATCCGGAGAGCTATGTTCACCGGATCGGCCGTACGGGCCGTGCGGGCAAGGAAGGCGCAGCTTATACCTTCGTTACGCCGCGCGAGATCGATCACCTGCACTTCATCGAGAAGATCACGCGTCACCGCATCACGAAGAAGCCTATACCAAGCCTGGCGGAAGCCATCGAAGGCAAGCAGAAGGTAACGGCTGAGCGCGTCCTGGATGTTCTCCAGAAAGACGAGCACAACGAATACAAGGGTCTGGCCATCTCCCTGCTCGAGCATCATGATTCCGTGCATCTGCTTGCAGCGGCTCTCAAGCTGCTGACGGGCGGAGACAAGAAGGAAGTCGATATCGAGCTGACACCGGAAGATCCGATCCGTGCGAAGAAGAGAAGACCGGATGTGCGCAGCAACGGTCGTCGTCCTTCCGGCTCTTATGGTACGGCAGGCGGCGCTCGCCGTAATGACCGTCCATACGGCGGCGGCGGACGCGAGGGCGGCGGCTACCGCGGCAACCGCGAAGGTGGACGCCGTGAAGGCGGAAGCTATGGCGGCGGCAGCCGTGAGGGCGGATACCGTGGCAGCCGTGACGGCGGCGGCTACCGCGGCAACCG
- a CDS encoding Sec-independent protein translocase subunit TatA/TatB: MGALTPMHILVIVVAALLLFGPAKLPELGRGFGRMFREFKDATNGNSPSDESPRAIEAKPELTVSADAVQQTPNK, from the coding sequence ATGGGCGCTCTAACTCCCATGCATATTTTAGTGATCGTCGTTGCCGCACTGCTGCTGTTCGGGCCGGCTAAGCTTCCGGAGCTCGGACGCGGATTCGGCCGCATGTTCCGTGAATTCAAGGATGCGACGAACGGCAACAGCCCTTCGGACGAGTCCCCCCGCGCGATCGAAGCGAAACCGGAACTGACCGTATCGGCCGATGCCGTCCAGCAGACGCCGAACAAATAA
- a CDS encoding YitT family protein yields MIQWFQRSWFGSMLVCALGAAIVATGFNMFLIPHQLLSGGLSGVAMIVGYFTDWSIALLFLLFNLPVLIWGLVTIGRRFILLSVFSVAMTTWFMELVPVYAVSRDLIMSAVTAGVLVGVGAGISMRVGGSTGGFDIIGSILTKKRDFSIGTFSSLMNGAIIIALGYFKQSWDLALYSMLSIYIAGKVIDSIHIRHVKVTVFIVTKKKELLLQKMQKLHRGVTVVETQGAYTGESQHMLMTVTTRYELIDLLNLVRQWDPQAFVNITQTVAVMGLFRR; encoded by the coding sequence GTGATTCAGTGGTTCCAGCGTTCATGGTTCGGTTCGATGTTGGTATGCGCTCTCGGCGCCGCCATCGTCGCCACCGGGTTCAATATGTTCTTAATTCCGCACCAGCTGCTCAGCGGAGGCTTGTCCGGCGTAGCCATGATTGTCGGCTATTTTACGGATTGGTCCATTGCCCTGCTGTTCCTGTTATTCAATCTTCCGGTTCTGATCTGGGGGCTGGTGACGATCGGCCGGCGGTTCATTCTTCTCAGCGTCTTCTCGGTTGCGATGACCACGTGGTTCATGGAGCTTGTACCGGTCTATGCCGTCAGCCGCGACCTCATCATGTCGGCCGTCACGGCAGGGGTGCTCGTAGGCGTCGGTGCCGGGATCTCCATGCGGGTCGGCGGCTCTACGGGCGGTTTCGACATCATCGGGTCGATCCTGACAAAAAAGCGCGATTTCTCGATCGGCACCTTCTCCTCCCTGATGAACGGGGCGATCATCATCGCGCTCGGTTATTTCAAGCAGAGCTGGGACCTGGCCCTGTATTCCATGCTGTCCATCTATATCGCCGGGAAGGTCATCGATTCCATCCATATCCGGCACGTCAAGGTAACGGTCTTCATCGTGACCAAGAAGAAGGAGCTGCTGCTCCAAAAAATGCAGAAGCTCCACCGCGGCGTGACCGTCGTGGAGACCCAGGGGGCATATACCGGGGAGTCGCAGCATATGCTGATGACGGTAACCACGCGTTATGAGCTCATCGACCTCCTGAACCTGGTCCGCCAGTGGGATCCCCAGGCTTTTGTCAATATTACGCAGACGGTCGCCGTCATGGGCCTGTTCCGCCGGTAG